The Nitrospira sp. sequence CGGGCGACCCCTTCAGCAGCGACCTCCGCGCTGGCACCGAGATAGTCCGCGTCGATCTGCACCACCGGCGGGGTGATTTCAGGAAATTGCGCGACCGGAAGGAACTGCGCGGAGAGCAGCCCCATGACGACCACAACGACCGAGATGACCGACGCAAGAATCGGCCGATCGATAAAAACATTCGAGATCACAAATGATCCTGAGGAAGGTTGGGGGCAGACTCCGTAGCGGAGGCATTCGCCGCGACCCAGGGAACAGCCTTTACGGGAGCGCCCGGACCGATCTTCATTAAGCCGTTCACGACCACCCGATCGCCCGCATGCAGACCTCTGTCGATGATCCACTGGCTTCCTTTCCAATCGGAAGCCGTCACGTCTCGAATCTCAATCTTCTCGTCCGGGTTGACCACATAGACAAAGGGGCCTTGTGGACTTTGCATCACGGCTCGTTGGGGAATGAGGACCGCGTCTGTTTTTGTATCACCGGTAAATCGGACCTTCACAAATTGCCCCGGCAGAAGGGCTCGCTTCGGATTTGGGAAGGTAATTCTGATTTGACGCGAACTGGTTTCCGATCGCAAACCGGGCTCCAACAAATCAAGGACCCCTTCTTGTGGATAGGCCGTGCCATCCATGAACGTAAGTCGACCTCGCAACTTGTAGTCTCCTGGATGGGTAATTCTCTTCGCCTCGATGTCCCGCCGCCGTTGTAGGATGAACAGCTCGGGAACGTTCACAACCACGTACATCGGATCGACTCGATGGATCATGGTCAGCAGATCGGTCTGAGCCGACACCAACCGTCCTTCATAGTAACGGCTGCGCTCGATAATCCCGCTGATGGGAGCCGTGATGAGAGTGTTATCCAGATCGAATTGGGCCTTGATGAGATCGGCATGCGCGCCTTCCAGCGCGGCATTGGCCGATAGTTGCCCGGCAACGGCATCGTCGACGTCCTTCTGGCTGACTGCCTGTTCGGCAAGCAACGGTTTCACTCGAGCCAGGTCCTGCTTGGCTTGGACCATGCGAGCCTCCGCCTGCGCAATCTTGGCCTTGGCACTCGCAACCGCCGCCTTGAAGGGAACGGGCTCAATCTGATACAGACGGTCTCCTTGCTTCACGTCGCGTCCTTCCGGATATAAGACCGCCTTCAAAATCCCCGTCACTTGCGGACGGATTTCCACCGGACGAGACGCTTCGGCCTGACCGATAAACTCCGGTTCATCGGGGATGCTCTGCGTTTGCACGGTGACGATCTCGACCTGCGATACCTCCGGTGCCGGCATCGACTCGGCTTCTTGTCTACAAGCGGCTGAGACTGCCATTGCCACAAAGACAAGCCCCGCTGCGACATACCCCATAGATTGATGATCCTTCTCCATACGACCCACCCTACTTTGCAATTCTCACAAGGTTTCCGCTACAGGACAAACGTGTCATTGTACTCAGCCAGATGAGACGGCGGCAAGTCCG is a genomic window containing:
- a CDS encoding efflux RND transporter periplasmic adaptor subunit, encoding MEKDHQSMGYVAAGLVFVAMAVSAACRQEAESMPAPEVSQVEIVTVQTQSIPDEPEFIGQAEASRPVEIRPQVTGILKAVLYPEGRDVKQGDRLYQIEPVPFKAAVASAKAKIAQAEARMVQAKQDLARVKPLLAEQAVSQKDVDDAVAGQLSANAALEGAHADLIKAQFDLDNTLITAPISGIIERSRYYEGRLVSAQTDLLTMIHRVDPMYVVVNVPELFILQRRRDIEAKRITHPGDYKLRGRLTFMDGTAYPQEGVLDLLEPGLRSETSSRQIRITFPNPKRALLPGQFVKVRFTGDTKTDAVLIPQRAVMQSPQGPFVYVVNPDEKIEIRDVTASDWKGSQWIIDRGLHAGDRVVVNGLMKIGPGAPVKAVPWVAANASATESAPNLPQDHL